The Aquipuribacter nitratireducens genome has a segment encoding these proteins:
- a CDS encoding cation:proton antiporter regulatory subunit, with protein sequence MSTPRPLEVQETPLPGIGLRHDFRTERGRHVGVVTYRSGRRELLLYDDRDEDEVAHALVLSEEESSGLAGLLGAPRLVQHLEDAIHHVPGVVVHRIDLDSRSPFAGRPLGDTAARTRTGTSVVALLRGDTVVASPGPQDRLEAGDVLVVVGTPGGVEALTELLRG encoded by the coding sequence GTGAGCACCCCACGCCCCCTGGAGGTCCAGGAGACGCCCCTGCCCGGCATCGGGCTGCGGCACGACTTCCGCACCGAGCGCGGCCGGCACGTCGGGGTCGTCACGTACCGCAGCGGGCGGCGCGAGCTCCTGCTGTACGACGACCGCGACGAGGACGAGGTCGCGCACGCGCTCGTCCTCAGCGAGGAGGAGAGCAGCGGCCTGGCCGGGCTGCTGGGGGCGCCGCGGCTCGTCCAGCACCTCGAGGACGCGATCCACCACGTACCGGGGGTCGTGGTCCATCGCATCGACCTCGACTCCCGCTCCCCCTTCGCCGGCCGGCCGCTCGGTGACACGGCGGCACGGACCCGCACCGGCACGTCCGTCGTCGCCCTCCTGCGCGGCGACACCGTCGTCGCCTCGCCCGGGCCGCAGGACCGGCTGGAGGCCGGGGACGTGCTCGTCGTCGTCGGCACCCCCGGCGGGGTCGAGGCCCTCACCGAGCTGCTGCGCGGCTGA
- a CDS encoding cation:proton antiporter encodes MALDHTAVLLLELGALVVGLSLLAGLAARLDLPAVPLYLVAGLALGQGGLVAPTESEAFLATAAEVGVLLLLLSLGLEFSAEELVGTLRRQAPVGGLDLVLNGVPGVVAGLLLGLGPAGALALGGVTYISSSGVVAKALRDLGRLGNRETPAVLGVLVIEDLAMAVYLPVLTVVVTGAGLLAGLGVVAVAVGVVTVVLVVALRHGPRLTRLLPVRPELLTLAVVGLTLLVAGIAEAAQVSAAVGAFLVGVAVSGDVADKVRDLLAPLRDLFAAVFFVWFGIGIDPTSLLPVLAPAAVLAAVTAATKVATGWVAAGREGVGPRGRLRAGTALVPRGEFSIVVAGLAAPALGAAGAVLAALSACYVLLLAVGGPLLMRVSDPVADRLRLGAHRARGVT; translated from the coding sequence GTGGCGCTCGACCACACCGCCGTGCTCCTGCTGGAGCTCGGGGCCCTCGTGGTCGGCCTGTCCCTGCTCGCGGGGCTCGCCGCCCGCCTCGACCTGCCGGCCGTGCCGCTGTACCTCGTCGCCGGGCTGGCGCTCGGGCAGGGTGGCCTCGTAGCCCCGACGGAGAGCGAGGCGTTCCTCGCCACGGCCGCGGAGGTCGGGGTGCTGCTCCTCCTGCTGTCCCTCGGGCTGGAGTTCTCCGCCGAGGAGCTCGTCGGGACGCTGCGCCGCCAGGCCCCCGTCGGCGGGCTCGACCTCGTCCTCAACGGGGTGCCCGGGGTCGTCGCCGGCCTCCTGCTCGGGCTCGGACCGGCGGGTGCGCTCGCGCTCGGCGGCGTCACGTACATCTCCTCCTCCGGTGTCGTCGCGAAGGCGCTGCGCGACCTCGGCCGCCTCGGCAACCGCGAGACGCCCGCGGTCCTCGGGGTGCTCGTCATCGAGGACCTCGCGATGGCGGTCTACCTCCCGGTGCTCACCGTCGTCGTCACCGGCGCGGGGCTGCTCGCGGGGCTCGGGGTGGTGGCCGTGGCGGTCGGGGTCGTCACCGTCGTGCTCGTCGTCGCGCTGCGGCACGGTCCCCGGCTCACGCGGCTCCTGCCGGTGCGCCCCGAGCTCCTCACCCTCGCGGTCGTCGGCCTCACCCTGCTGGTGGCCGGCATCGCGGAGGCCGCGCAGGTCAGCGCCGCCGTCGGGGCGTTCCTCGTCGGCGTCGCGGTGTCCGGGGACGTCGCCGACAAGGTCCGGGACCTCCTCGCCCCGCTGCGCGACCTGTTCGCCGCCGTGTTCTTCGTGTGGTTCGGCATCGGCATCGACCCCACGTCCCTGCTGCCGGTGCTCGCCCCCGCCGCCGTGCTGGCGGCCGTCACGGCGGCGACGAAGGTCGCGACCGGGTGGGTCGCCGCCGGCCGGGAGGGGGTCGGGCCCCGCGGCCGGCTCCGCGCCGGCACCGCGCTCGTGCCGCGGGGGGAGTTCAGCATCGTCGTCGCCGGCCTCGCCGCGCCGGCGCTCGGGGCCGCCGGTGCCGTGCTCGCGGCGCTGAGCGCGTGCTACGTCCTCCTCCTCGCGGTCGGCGGACCGCTCCTCATGCGGGTCTCGGACCCGGTCGCCGACCGGTTGCGGCTCGGCGCGCACCGGGCCCGGGGCGTCACGTGA
- a CDS encoding helix-turn-helix transcriptional regulator — translation MTAAARPAGGVARYASRLAHVPRALQLLRHHPDGLPISDLAADLDVHEAQLREELEVFFLADVVDAGAVGLRSCALEFLAPTGDGALAETDLASAQVVRLVDDSPLQELGVAFLSPGELGVLYRAASELSALEPDNAALAAAVRRLGDGVLGGVDGLAEAGDDAGDGARDGARDGATAPPLLGGAVLVGADVAADLRRAATAQRRVRIVYARAWRPGVVERVVEPYRVVSTRRGYEVDAGPLDADGQPRTYLVSGIRDHEVLPDTFERPADADERVAAARRPTRVRLVLPADRAWVVERFAEDVRLEAADEDGVLLVAEVLPPVRERVGLLLAVAGAGAFVLDPPGLAEADREVAARLLEHHRLT, via the coding sequence GTGACGGCCGCGGCGCGACCCGCGGGCGGCGTCGCCCGGTACGCGAGCCGGCTCGCGCACGTCCCTCGGGCGCTGCAGCTGCTGCGACACCACCCCGACGGCCTGCCGATCAGCGACCTCGCCGCCGACCTCGACGTGCACGAGGCGCAGCTGCGCGAGGAGCTCGAGGTGTTCTTCCTCGCCGACGTCGTCGACGCCGGCGCGGTCGGGCTCCGCTCGTGCGCCCTGGAGTTCCTCGCCCCGACCGGGGACGGGGCCCTCGCCGAGACCGACCTCGCGTCGGCGCAGGTCGTGCGGCTCGTCGACGACAGCCCGCTCCAGGAGCTCGGCGTCGCGTTCCTCTCCCCGGGCGAGCTCGGGGTGCTGTACCGGGCGGCGTCGGAGCTGTCGGCGCTGGAGCCGGACAACGCCGCGCTCGCCGCGGCGGTGCGCCGGCTCGGCGACGGGGTGCTCGGCGGCGTCGACGGGCTCGCGGAGGCGGGCGACGACGCAGGGGACGGCGCACGGGACGGCGCACGCGACGGCGCCACCGCGCCGCCCCTGCTCGGCGGCGCGGTCCTCGTCGGCGCCGACGTCGCCGCCGACCTTCGCCGCGCGGCGACCGCGCAGCGGAGGGTGCGGATCGTCTACGCCCGCGCGTGGCGCCCGGGCGTCGTCGAGCGGGTCGTCGAGCCGTACCGGGTCGTGAGCACCCGCCGCGGCTACGAGGTCGACGCCGGCCCCCTCGACGCCGACGGGCAGCCCCGGACGTACCTCGTGTCCGGCATCCGCGACCACGAGGTGCTGCCCGACACGTTCGAGCGACCCGCCGACGCGGACGAGCGGGTCGCTGCCGCCCGTCGTCCGACCCGGGTCCGGCTCGTGCTGCCGGCGGACCGGGCGTGGGTGGTCGAGCGGTTCGCGGAGGACGTGCGCCTGGAGGCGGCCGACGAGGACGGTGTCCTCCTCGTCGCGGAGGTGCTGCCGCCCGTCCGGGAGCGGGTGGGGCTCCTCCTGGCCGTCGCGGGCGCCGGGGCGTTCGTCCTCGACCCGCCCGGGCTCGCCGAGGCCGACCGCGAGGTCGCCGCCCGGCTGCTGGAGCACCACCGCCTCACGTGA
- a CDS encoding helix-turn-helix transcriptional regulator has product MDDVIEPAPPGAGGAGGRDQRGPMERLTQILFVLSRSPERTASTDRLLAHVGYGAAEPEDRRRQLTRDIGHLTRLGWEIRNVGASGENARYRLVAGDLRLRVQFSPEEQAELQRVARAADLSGLGEDLGPSGPADGPPAFVARRERVGDPEAAQRAVRRRCRLRFTYRGSERDVHPQQVSLRAGGWYLRAREDGASESKTFRLDRMLDVRLDRPGTADPRPAGAHLSIDPVTWQVDAPVDAFLRTAPEHVPHVRAMLGGADVVEAEPAVVGVGEEDLPVLVRVPVTHRTAFRGRLYELGSRVRLVGPDDLRDEVRDHLRAVVAGRP; this is encoded by the coding sequence GTGGACGACGTCATCGAGCCGGCCCCGCCCGGCGCCGGGGGAGCAGGTGGCCGGGACCAGCGGGGGCCGATGGAGCGCCTCACCCAGATCCTCTTCGTCCTCTCCCGCTCCCCGGAGCGGACGGCGTCGACGGACCGGCTGCTCGCCCACGTCGGGTACGGCGCCGCGGAGCCCGAGGACCGGCGGCGGCAGCTCACCCGCGACATCGGGCACCTCACGCGGCTCGGCTGGGAGATCCGCAACGTCGGGGCGAGCGGCGAGAACGCGCGCTACCGGCTCGTCGCGGGCGACCTGCGCCTGCGCGTCCAGTTCTCACCGGAGGAGCAGGCCGAGCTGCAGCGGGTCGCGCGCGCCGCCGACCTGTCCGGGCTCGGCGAGGACCTCGGTCCCAGCGGGCCGGCGGACGGGCCCCCGGCCTTCGTCGCGCGCCGGGAGCGGGTCGGTGACCCGGAGGCGGCGCAGCGTGCCGTGCGGCGGCGCTGCCGGCTGCGCTTCACCTACCGGGGCAGCGAGCGGGACGTGCACCCGCAGCAGGTGTCCCTGCGGGCCGGCGGCTGGTACCTGCGGGCCCGGGAGGACGGCGCGAGCGAGTCGAAGACGTTCCGCCTCGACCGCATGCTCGACGTCCGCCTCGACCGGCCCGGCACCGCCGACCCGCGGCCCGCGGGCGCCCACCTCAGCATCGACCCCGTCACGTGGCAGGTCGACGCGCCGGTCGACGCGTTCCTGCGGACCGCCCCGGAACACGTCCCGCACGTGCGGGCCATGCTCGGCGGCGCCGACGTCGTCGAGGCGGAGCCGGCGGTCGTCGGGGTCGGGGAGGAGGACCTGCCCGTCCTCGTGCGCGTGCCCGTCACCCACCGCACCGCGTTCCGCGGGCGCCTCTACGAGCTCGGCAGCCGCGTCCGCCTCGTCGGTCCCGACGACCTGCGCGACGAGGTCCGCGACCACCTGCGGGCCGTCGTGGCGGGCCGGCCGTGA
- a CDS encoding MOSC domain-containing protein gives MHVAALGVSVLKGSAPAHPDVLELAPYGPVGDRRFCLVDLDHPGGPRVLRTVENPRLVALRAAEEAGELVVDVPGQGTVRGTVRGGREVVADYWGRDARLTVLDGPWAPALSAYLGRAVAPARAEPRHVVFGGAVTLVTTASLAELARRARADGHDTAPDPDDEAALVADAERFRATAVLATPGAAPFVEDEWVGTALVLGDAADAPVVRVDGPVPRCAVVRLRAGAGTRDPWDPLRLLAADRTRSGEIDFGVRAEVVRPGVLRPGASVATRDADGPEGGH, from the coding sequence GTGCACGTAGCGGCCCTCGGTGTCAGCGTCCTCAAGGGCAGCGCGCCCGCGCACCCGGACGTGCTCGAGCTCGCGCCGTACGGCCCGGTCGGGGACCGCCGCTTCTGCCTCGTCGACCTCGACCACCCCGGTGGCCCACGGGTGCTCCGCACGGTCGAGAACCCGCGGCTGGTGGCGCTGCGGGCAGCGGAGGAGGCGGGCGAGCTCGTCGTCGACGTGCCGGGTCAGGGCACGGTCCGCGGGACCGTCCGAGGCGGGCGCGAGGTGGTCGCGGACTACTGGGGGCGCGACGCCCGGCTCACGGTGCTCGACGGGCCGTGGGCGCCGGCGTTGTCGGCGTACCTCGGCCGGGCGGTGGCGCCGGCCCGGGCCGAGCCGCGGCACGTCGTGTTCGGCGGCGCCGTCACGCTCGTCACGACCGCCTCGCTCGCCGAGCTCGCACGCCGGGCCCGCGCCGACGGCCACGACACCGCGCCGGACCCCGACGACGAGGCCGCCCTGGTCGCCGACGCCGAGCGGTTCCGCGCCACCGCCGTCCTCGCCACCCCCGGCGCCGCGCCCTTCGTCGAGGACGAGTGGGTCGGGACGGCGCTCGTCCTCGGGGACGCCGCCGACGCGCCCGTCGTCCGGGTCGACGGCCCGGTGCCGCGGTGCGCGGTCGTGAGGCTGCGCGCGGGCGCCGGCACCCGTGATCCCTGGGACCCGCTGCGGCTGCTCGCCGCGGACCGCACCCGCAGCGGCGAGATCGACTTCGGCGTCCGCGCCGAGGTCGTGCGCCCCGGGGTGCTCCGTCCGGGCGCGTCGGTCGCAACCCGGGACGCGGACGGCCCCGAGGGCGGACACTGA
- a CDS encoding DUF2231 domain-containing protein, giving the protein MFEQIGGLPLHPLVVHAVVVLVPLTTLGALLVAVRPRWARPYAPLVAAGAVASAGAALVAQQAGEALQVALALETPLLSDHGRWGLYTVVASVALAVLAVATTVLTFRGPGTGTAWRLAAWLTVVAGAAATLFAVLAGETGATSRWGFVFGG; this is encoded by the coding sequence ATGTTCGAGCAGATCGGTGGGCTCCCCCTGCACCCCCTGGTCGTCCACGCCGTCGTCGTCCTCGTCCCCCTCACGACCCTCGGAGCCCTCCTCGTCGCGGTCCGACCGCGGTGGGCGCGTCCGTACGCCCCGCTCGTCGCCGCCGGCGCCGTCGCGTCCGCGGGAGCCGCGCTCGTCGCGCAGCAGGCCGGCGAGGCGCTGCAGGTGGCCCTCGCGCTCGAGACGCCGCTGCTGAGCGACCACGGCCGCTGGGGCCTCTACACGGTGGTGGCGAGCGTCGCGCTCGCCGTCCTCGCGGTCGCCACGACGGTGCTCACGTTCCGCGGCCCGGGCACCGGCACGGCGTGGCGACTGGCCGCGTGGCTCACGGTCGTGGCCGGCGCCGCCGCGACGCTGTTCGCCGTGCTCGCCGGCGAGACGGGCGCGACGTCGCGGTGGGGGTTCGTCTTCGGCGGCTGA
- a CDS encoding CDP-alcohol phosphatidyltransferase family protein, whose product MVTLVRAGLLVVVAALVVWPTTTAPLATPSSWAGPVLLLAVPVLALDAVDGAVARRTVTTTRGARLDMETDAAAVLVLAVAAAPFVGAWVLTAGLLRYAFGLAGALRPALRAPLPYSLARRVVAAVQGPALLVPVAALLVPGVPPVAGVLACAAALTALVWSFGRDVVRLEREGRRGTSRIATVRARS is encoded by the coding sequence GTGGTCACGCTCGTGCGGGCCGGACTGCTCGTCGTCGTCGCGGCGCTCGTGGTGTGGCCCACGACGACGGCGCCCCTCGCGACGCCGTCGTCGTGGGCCGGACCGGTGCTCCTCCTCGCGGTGCCCGTGCTCGCGCTCGACGCCGTCGACGGCGCGGTGGCCCGTCGCACCGTGACGACGACGCGCGGCGCCCGCCTCGACATGGAGACCGACGCCGCGGCGGTCCTCGTCCTCGCCGTGGCGGCGGCCCCGTTCGTCGGCGCGTGGGTGCTCACGGCAGGTCTGCTCCGCTACGCCTTCGGGCTCGCCGGGGCGCTCCGGCCGGCGCTGCGGGCGCCGCTGCCGTACTCCCTCGCCCGCCGGGTCGTCGCGGCCGTCCAGGGGCCGGCGCTGCTCGTGCCCGTGGCGGCCCTGCTCGTGCCCGGCGTGCCGCCCGTCGCCGGGGTCCTCGCGTGCGCCGCGGCGCTCACCGCCCTCGTGTGGTCGTTCGGGCGGGACGTCGTCCGGCTGGAGCGGGAGGGCCGCCGCGGTACGTCACGAATCGCGACGGTGCGCGCCCGGTCGTAG
- a CDS encoding zinc-binding alcohol dehydrogenase: protein MATDEHHPTMRPATASRPPTARALWVEGEGVLAVRDQPLEDPGPEEVRVRTLASGVSRGTERLVLTGRVPASQRDRMRAPFQHGDLPWPVSHGYLAVGVVEAGPPALRDRTVFCLHPHHDRFVVPAAAVHVVPDGVPARRAVLAGTVETAVNALWDAGVRLGDSVAVVGAGMVGACVARLAAQVPGCRVDLVDPAPERAVLAGALGVSHRTPEELDGVVGSHDVVVHASATAAGLALALRLAPDDGEVVELSWFGSHAPEVPLGDDVHARRVAIRPSQVGAVARARRERRTPADRLALALRLLTDPAFDHLLGPEVPLDDAPTVLPGLLLDDAGGGGPCPVITYGA from the coding sequence GTGGCCACGGACGAGCACCACCCCACGATGCGCCCCGCGACCGCGTCCCGCCCGCCGACCGCGCGGGCGCTGTGGGTCGAGGGCGAGGGCGTGCTCGCCGTCCGCGACCAGCCCCTCGAGGACCCGGGACCGGAGGAGGTCCGCGTCCGCACGCTCGCGAGCGGCGTGAGCCGCGGCACCGAGCGGCTCGTGCTCACCGGCCGGGTGCCCGCGTCGCAGCGGGACCGGATGCGGGCACCGTTCCAGCACGGCGACCTGCCGTGGCCCGTGAGCCACGGCTACCTCGCCGTCGGTGTCGTGGAGGCCGGCCCGCCCGCGCTCCGGGACCGCACGGTGTTCTGCCTGCACCCGCACCACGACCGCTTCGTCGTGCCGGCTGCGGCCGTCCACGTCGTCCCGGACGGCGTGCCGGCTCGCCGTGCGGTCCTCGCGGGCACCGTGGAGACCGCCGTCAACGCCCTCTGGGACGCGGGTGTGCGGCTCGGGGACAGCGTCGCGGTCGTCGGTGCCGGCATGGTGGGCGCGTGCGTCGCGCGCCTCGCCGCGCAGGTGCCGGGCTGCCGTGTCGACCTCGTCGACCCGGCTCCGGAGCGGGCTGTGCTGGCCGGCGCGCTCGGCGTCTCCCACCGGACGCCCGAGGAGCTCGACGGCGTCGTCGGCAGCCACGACGTCGTCGTCCACGCCTCCGCGACCGCCGCCGGGCTCGCGCTCGCCCTCCGGCTCGCGCCCGACGACGGGGAGGTCGTCGAGCTGTCGTGGTTCGGCAGCCACGCCCCGGAGGTCCCGCTCGGGGACGACGTGCACGCGCGCCGGGTCGCGATCCGCCCCAGCCAGGTGGGAGCGGTGGCGCGGGCGCGCCGCGAACGGCGCACCCCCGCCGACCGGCTCGCCCTCGCCCTCCGGCTCCTCACCGACCCGGCGTTCGACCACCTCCTGGGCCCGGAGGTCCCCCTCGACGACGCGCCGACGGTCCTGCCCGGGCTGCTGCTGGACGACGCCGGTGGCGGCGGTCCCTGCCCCGTGATCACCTACGGGGCATGA
- a CDS encoding 6-pyruvoyl trahydropterin synthase family protein: protein MTTRQAPIAVEHAVTVSDSMMVAHSLPRPVFGPAQALHGATFVVRATFRRDGLDDDGVVVDIGAAQEVLRDALADLTYTNLDDHPDLQGVVTTTEVLAGLVAARLVRRAAAGDLRGAGTDLTAVVVELGETPQAAASCTVRLREPGAGPVDRWPWAPR from the coding sequence ATGACGACCCGTCAGGCCCCGATCGCCGTCGAGCACGCCGTCACCGTCAGCGACTCGATGATGGTCGCCCACTCCCTGCCCCGACCGGTCTTCGGGCCCGCGCAGGCCCTCCACGGCGCGACGTTCGTCGTGCGGGCGACGTTCCGCCGCGACGGGCTCGACGACGACGGCGTGGTCGTCGACATCGGGGCCGCCCAGGAGGTGCTCCGCGACGCCCTCGCCGACCTCACGTACACGAACCTCGACGACCACCCGGACCTGCAGGGCGTCGTCACGACCACCGAGGTGCTCGCGGGTCTCGTCGCCGCGCGTCTCGTGCGCCGGGCCGCCGCCGGTGACCTCCGCGGTGCGGGGACCGACCTCACGGCGGTCGTCGTCGAGCTCGGCGAGACCCCGCAGGCCGCCGCCTCGTGCACGGTCCGGCTGCGGGAGCCCGGCGCCGGGCCGGTCGACCGCTGGCCGTGGGCGCCGCGCTGA
- a CDS encoding glycosyltransferase family 4 protein — MGAALTGPTVPLGWIVPGDVDRPTGGNVWDREVAAALRAAGTEVRWRPVAGAWPVPPEGPGDLVEALAEVGRVAVVDGLVAAAWPDVLEEASRRARLGLVVHLPLALETGLRPDDAERLDALETRALAAVDVVVATSQWCAGRLRGRTRTPVRVARPGTRPPALAPPDRPGDGTRLLAVGSLTPRKGHDVLLDALHRPAAPDVPWRLRLVGPAPDPAHERRLRDLAAALPHPDRVAFVGPRTGADLDAEYAWADLLVVPSHRETYGMVVTEALARRLPCLVTTGSGLEEALGEVAGRHPGLLVPPGDAAALADALTTWWADADLRAGLRDLARRRGAALTAPGGGWDATAAAVHDALLGARA; from the coding sequence GTGGGCGCCGCGCTGACCGGGCCGACGGTGCCGCTCGGGTGGATCGTGCCCGGCGACGTCGACCGGCCCACCGGCGGCAACGTGTGGGACCGGGAGGTGGCCGCGGCTCTCCGGGCGGCCGGGACGGAGGTCCGGTGGCGACCCGTCGCGGGGGCGTGGCCCGTGCCCCCGGAGGGCCCCGGCGACCTGGTCGAGGCGCTGGCCGAGGTAGGTCGCGTCGCGGTCGTCGACGGACTCGTCGCTGCCGCGTGGCCGGACGTCCTCGAGGAGGCGTCGCGACGGGCACGACTCGGTCTCGTCGTCCACCTGCCCCTCGCGCTCGAGACCGGCCTGAGGCCGGACGACGCCGAGCGGCTCGACGCCCTCGAGACACGCGCCCTCGCCGCGGTCGACGTCGTCGTCGCGACGTCGCAGTGGTGCGCCGGACGGCTCCGGGGGCGCACGCGGACGCCCGTCCGCGTCGCCCGTCCCGGGACGAGGCCGCCGGCCCTCGCCCCGCCCGACCGCCCCGGTGACGGGACCCGGCTGCTCGCCGTCGGCTCGCTCACCCCCCGCAAGGGTCACGACGTGCTGCTGGACGCCCTCCACCGCCCGGCCGCGCCGGACGTCCCGTGGCGGCTCCGGCTGGTCGGCCCGGCACCCGACCCCGCCCACGAGCGGCGCCTGCGGGACCTCGCCGCCGCGCTGCCGCACCCGGACCGGGTCGCGTTCGTGGGACCGCGGACCGGCGCGGACCTCGACGCGGAGTACGCGTGGGCCGACCTCCTCGTCGTCCCGTCGCACCGGGAGACCTACGGGATGGTCGTGACCGAGGCGCTCGCGCGCAGGCTGCCGTGCCTCGTGACGACCGGCAGCGGCCTCGAGGAGGCGCTGGGCGAGGTGGCCGGGCGGCACCCCGGGCTGCTCGTGCCCCCCGGCGACGCGGCTGCGCTCGCCGACGCGCTCACGACGTGGTGGGCGGACGCGGACCTCCGGGCGGGGCTGCGCGACCTCGCCCGCCGGCGCGGCGCGGCGCTCACCGCGCCGGGCGGCGGCTGGGACGCGACGGCCGCCGCCGTCCACGACGCCCTGCTCGGGGCGCGGGCATGA